A DNA window from Synchiropus splendidus isolate RoL2022-P1 chromosome 2, RoL_Sspl_1.0, whole genome shotgun sequence contains the following coding sequences:
- the LOC128754904 gene encoding rhomboid-related protein 3-like isoform X3, with the protein MRKCPRQKLADLIQAKYDLDNSGFISTERFRDLLATHGSEIDPHKLEVLLALADGNADGKICYQDFVNLMSNKRSNSFRRAILQGSRQLKGCSLNDEVGLGLSQRLVRHVAYETLPREVDRKWYFDSYNYCPPPWLIFIITIVEVAVFMYYGFKLERLVLQVSSPSFLKSPLPYHPQLRAQAWRYFTYIFMHTGIEHLSLNMAMQLLVGVPLEMVHGALRIGLIYVCGVLAGSLAVSVTDMTAPVVGSSGGVYALVSAHLANVVMNWSGMKCQFKLFRMAMALVCMSVEFGRAVWLRFYPPAFPPCPNPSFVAHLGGVMVGLTLGVVVLQNYEQRLQEQSLFWIFFCVYTLFVLCAVFWNVFAYSLLDVRLPPPP; encoded by the exons ATGAGAAAATGTCCTCGACAGAAACTGGCTGATTTAATCCAAGCTAAG TATGACCTTGACAACTCAGGCTTCATCAGTACTGAGCGCTTCAGGGACCTGTTGGCGACCCACGGATCTGAGATTGACCCTCACAAACTAGAGGTTCTGTTGGCCCTGGCTGATGGTAATGCTGATGGAAAGATCTGTTACCAGGACTTTGTGAACCTG ATGAGTAACAAACGCTCCAACAGTTTTCGGAGAGCCATTCTGCAGGGGAGCAGGCAGCTGAAAGGCTGCAGTCTCAATGATGAGGTCGGTTTAGGACTATCTCAGCGCCTGGTCCGGCACGTGGCCTATGAAACGCTCCCCCGCGAGGTGGACCGCAAGTGGTACTTCGACAGCTACAACTACTGCCCACCCCCCtggctcatcttcatcatcaccatcgtgGAG GTGGCTGTGTTCATGTATTATGGCTTTAAGTTGGAGCGCCTGGTTCTCCAAGTATCCAGTCCTTCGTTCCTGAAAAGTCCACTTCCGTACCACCCGCAGCTACGAGCACAAGCTTGGAGATATTTCACCTACATCTTCATGCACACGGG AATCGAACATCTCAGTCTGAACATGGCCATGCAGCTGCTGGTGGGGGTCCCTCTAGAGATGGTCCACGGCGCCCTGAGGATCGGACTTATCTATGTGTGTGGCGTGCTGGCAG GATCCTTGGCTGTGTCTGTGACTGATATGACGGCGCCTGTGGTTGGTTCCTCCGGTGGAGTGTACGCACTTGTCTCAGCACACTTGGCCAACGTAGTTATG AACTGGTCGGGGATGAAGTGCCAGTTTAAGTTATTCCGGATGGCCATGGCTCTGGTTTGCA TGAGCGTGGAGTTTGGTCGAGCGGTGTGGCTCCGCTTCTACCCACCAGCCTTTCCCCCGTGTCCCAACCCCAGCTTTGTGGCCCACCTGGGCGGGGTGATGGTCGGCCTGACTCTGGGTGTGGTGGTGCTGCAGAATTATGAGCAGCGACTTCAGGAGCAGTCCTTGTTCTGGATCTTTTTCTGCGTCTATACACTGTTTGTGCTCTGCGCTGTCTTCTGGAACGTCTTTGCTTATAGTCTGCTGGACGTGCGACTGCCTCCACCACCGTGA
- the LOC128754904 gene encoding rhomboid-related protein 3-like isoform X2: MTAGAREVMVNSSPAVAANAEGEEIEVLESTEVLPVAPEDYDLDNSGFISTERFRDLLATHGSEIDPHKLEVLLALADGNADGKICYQDFVNLMSNKRSNSFRRAILQGSRQLKGCSLNDEVGLGLSQRLVRHVAYETLPREVDRKWYFDSYNYCPPPWLIFIITIVEVAVFMYYGFKLERLVLQVSSPSFLKSPLPYHPQLRAQAWRYFTYIFMHTGIEHLSLNMAMQLLVGVPLEMVHGALRIGLIYVCGVLAGSLAVSVTDMTAPVVGSSGGVYALVSAHLANVVMNWSGMKCQFKLFRMAMALVCMSVEFGRAVWLRFYPPAFPPCPNPSFVAHLGGVMVGLTLGVVVLQNYEQRLQEQSLFWIFFCVYTLFVLCAVFWNVFAYSLLDVRLPPPP; encoded by the exons TATGACCTTGACAACTCAGGCTTCATCAGTACTGAGCGCTTCAGGGACCTGTTGGCGACCCACGGATCTGAGATTGACCCTCACAAACTAGAGGTTCTGTTGGCCCTGGCTGATGGTAATGCTGATGGAAAGATCTGTTACCAGGACTTTGTGAACCTG ATGAGTAACAAACGCTCCAACAGTTTTCGGAGAGCCATTCTGCAGGGGAGCAGGCAGCTGAAAGGCTGCAGTCTCAATGATGAGGTCGGTTTAGGACTATCTCAGCGCCTGGTCCGGCACGTGGCCTATGAAACGCTCCCCCGCGAGGTGGACCGCAAGTGGTACTTCGACAGCTACAACTACTGCCCACCCCCCtggctcatcttcatcatcaccatcgtgGAG GTGGCTGTGTTCATGTATTATGGCTTTAAGTTGGAGCGCCTGGTTCTCCAAGTATCCAGTCCTTCGTTCCTGAAAAGTCCACTTCCGTACCACCCGCAGCTACGAGCACAAGCTTGGAGATATTTCACCTACATCTTCATGCACACGGG AATCGAACATCTCAGTCTGAACATGGCCATGCAGCTGCTGGTGGGGGTCCCTCTAGAGATGGTCCACGGCGCCCTGAGGATCGGACTTATCTATGTGTGTGGCGTGCTGGCAG GATCCTTGGCTGTGTCTGTGACTGATATGACGGCGCCTGTGGTTGGTTCCTCCGGTGGAGTGTACGCACTTGTCTCAGCACACTTGGCCAACGTAGTTATG AACTGGTCGGGGATGAAGTGCCAGTTTAAGTTATTCCGGATGGCCATGGCTCTGGTTTGCA TGAGCGTGGAGTTTGGTCGAGCGGTGTGGCTCCGCTTCTACCCACCAGCCTTTCCCCCGTGTCCCAACCCCAGCTTTGTGGCCCACCTGGGCGGGGTGATGGTCGGCCTGACTCTGGGTGTGGTGGTGCTGCAGAATTATGAGCAGCGACTTCAGGAGCAGTCCTTGTTCTGGATCTTTTTCTGCGTCTATACACTGTTTGTGCTCTGCGCTGTCTTCTGGAACGTCTTTGCTTATAGTCTGCTGGACGTGCGACTGCCTCCACCACCGTGA